Proteins encoded within one genomic window of Agelaius phoeniceus isolate bAgePho1 chromosome Z, bAgePho1.hap1, whole genome shotgun sequence:
- the LOC129133125 gene encoding C-C motif chemokine 21-like isoform X2, translating into MAEHRPSPRINGFGTSALDCCLKHRPLKKEILGGVVTSYRHQGPESGCYLRSVVLITKKNRKICASPTEDAVLKLIQKLDRRAKNGKNRKKGQTQRRRDKPKKQRQQQV; encoded by the exons GCTTTGGAACCTCAGCCTTGGACTGCTGCCTGAAGCACAGACCTTTGAAGAAGGAAATCCTCGGTGGTGTGGTGACATCCTACCGCCACCAGGGACCCGAGTCGGGGTGTTACCTCCGTTCTGTTGT GCTCATCACCAAGAAGAACAGGAAAATCTGTGCCTCTCCCACTGAAGACGCGGTCCTGAAGTTGATTCAGAAGCTGGACAGGAGGGCCAAAAATGGCAAGAACAGGAAGAAAGGGCAGACCCAGCGTCGCAGGGACAAACCCAagaagcagaggcagcagcaggtctAA
- the LOC129133125 gene encoding C-C motif chemokine 21-like isoform X1, with protein MALRPFLLLLLLLAASLLIAQAQGFGTSALDCCLKHRPLKKEILGGVVTSYRHQGPESGCYLRSVVLITKKNRKICASPTEDAVLKLIQKLDRRAKNGKNRKKGQTQRRRDKPKKQRQQQV; from the exons ATGGCTCTCCGCCCCTtcctactgctgctgctgctgctggctgcctctctCCTCATCGCCCAGGCTCAAG GCTTTGGAACCTCAGCCTTGGACTGCTGCCTGAAGCACAGACCTTTGAAGAAGGAAATCCTCGGTGGTGTGGTGACATCCTACCGCCACCAGGGACCCGAGTCGGGGTGTTACCTCCGTTCTGTTGT GCTCATCACCAAGAAGAACAGGAAAATCTGTGCCTCTCCCACTGAAGACGCGGTCCTGAAGTTGATTCAGAAGCTGGACAGGAGGGCCAAAAATGGCAAGAACAGGAAGAAAGGGCAGACCCAGCGTCGCAGGGACAAACCCAagaagcagaggcagcagcaggtctAA